CCCAGGTGTACTGGTTCTGCGAGCCGTTCAGTGATCCGATGATCTTCGGTAGCGCGGTCGAGACGACCGTGCCGCTCAGCATCGCGACGAACAGCACCAGCAGCAGACCACTGAGCGCCTCTAGCGTCCGCCGATGGGTCATCGGCTCAGCGCCGGCCGTGATGGTGGGTGCGCTCATCGCGCGGCCTCCAGGTTGTCGTGGTTTCCGAGGGCGACCTCAATGTCGCCGGTGAACCGGCCGAGGGCGGCGCTCAGTGCGGCCAGCTCGTCGGGAGTCCAGTCGGCGAGCGCTCGTTCGAGCACCTCGCCGTACCAGCCGTGGGTGTCGGCCAGGGCAGCCTGACCAGCCGGGGTGACCGCCAGGAAGGTCGCCCGCTTGTCGGTGGGGTCGGGCCGCCGCTCGACCAGGCCGTGCGCGACGAGCGCCGCGACGGAGCGGCTGACGGTCGACGGGTCGAGCCGAGTGCGGTGGGCCAGTTCGCGGGCGTGGCAGCCGCTGGAGAGCTGATCGATCTGCACGAGCATGCCGAGCAGGCCCGGCGGAATCGCCGGCCGCTCGTCGGCCCGGCGTTGCTTCAGCAGCCGAACGGTTTTGATCAGGTCGTACAGGCGAAGGCCGAGTTCACGAGCGCCGCTGTCCACGTCTGCTCCCACACGCGAGTTGGTTGCCGCAAGCAAGCATCTACCGATCTTGCCCACTAGGCAAGTTTGCACATTGAGAAGTCCGTCACCCCCACGTACTCTCGGAGCGATGGACGAGACCACCGGGCTGCGGGAGCGCAAGAAGGCGGCGACCCGCCTCGCCCTGCACGAGGCGGCCCTCCGCCTCGCCGCCGAACAGGGAATCGACGCGGTGACCGTCGAGGCGATCGCCGACGCCGCCAACGTCTCCCGGCGGACCTTCTCCAACTACTTCTCAGGCAAGGAACAGGCGCTCTTTCACGGCGACACCATGCGCCTGCACCGGCTGTTGCAGCTGATCCGCGAACAGCCCGTCGACGAGCCGCCGTGGACCGTGCTGAGCCGGGCAGCCGAGCGCCTCACCGAGGAGGTTTTCGGAGGGTCTGAGCCTTCCTGGCTGACCCAACGCCGGAAGCTACGCGGGCACCCCGGCCTGGCCCCACACCAGGTCGCGGCGTACGCCGCGATCGAGCGCGAGCTGGCCGCAGAACTCGCCCACCGGCTCACCGGCGCCGACGTTGCACTGCGCTCCCGCCTCCTGGCCGCGACCTTCCTGGCCATCCTGCGGGTCGCCGTCCAGCACTGGATCGAGCACCCGGGCGACCCGCTGCGGGAGACCGTCCGGACCGCGCTCGTCGCAGCCGCTCCCGCGGCGACCCCCGGAGGCCACCGGACCAGCACCGGCACCTAGCGCCAATCTTGGCCGATTTCCCCGCGCGGACGCCCCGTGGACCGTCTCGCCGGAGGGCTCCCGTCGCTTCGGTTCGCCCGCAGCTCCGGCTTCCGCTGAGGCGTACGGGGTGTCGGAAAACCCCGGATCACGGGGCCTACCCGTCGGTATTCCGGCATTCGGCGCGATCGGTTAGCGGTGCACCTCAAAGGCCCGGATGCTGACATGTCGGCCGGGCACTCGGTCCGCCGAAGAGGAGCTGCGCGTAGATGGCAACAACGGACAAGGCGTCGGGAGACCGGCTCGGCGCGACACTGATCATGGCATGCCTGGGGGTGTTCGTCGCATACCTGCCAGTGACGACAGTGTCGGTGAGCCTGCCAGCGATTCAACGCGGGCTGAACGCGTCGACCGCCGACCTGTCCTGGGTGTCGGACGCCTTCGTACTGCCGATGGCCGCCCTGATCCTGACCGCCGGCGTCTTCGGCGACGTTCACGGGCGCAAGAAGGTGTTCCAGGCCGGCCTGCTGTTCTGCGCGATCGGCGCGGCCGTCGCGCTGTCCGCACAGTCGATCGCGATGGTCTGGGTCGGCCAGGCGCTCGCCGGTGTGGGAGCGGCCGCTCTGCTGCCCGCCACGCTGGCGCTCATCAGCCACGCCGTGCCGGACTCGAGGAAACGCGGCAAATACATCAGCCTCTGGGCCACCTCACTGATGCTCGCCCTCGCGCTCGGCCCCCTGCTGGCCGGGGCGATCCTCGAGCACGCGTCCTGGCGCTGGATCTACCTGCCGGCCATCCCGCTCGCGCTGCTCACCGCCCTGATCGCCATTCCGCTGGTGACCGACTCGCGGGCCCCGGGAAAGCGGCACCTGGACTGGCCGGGACAGATCACCGCCGCCCTGGCCATCGTCGCCCTGGTCTTCGCCGTCATCGAGGGCGGCGCCGGCTCGTTCAGCGACCCCATCGTGCTCCTGGCCTTCGCCGTGGCCGCGCTCAGCCTCGCCGCGTTCGTCGTGATCGAGCGGCGTAGCGACTCGCCGATGCTGAGCCCCGCCCTGTTCGCCAGCCGCGGCTTCAACGCCACCGCCGTGATCGCCATGGTCAGCTTCATGGGCGTGATCGGCAGCATCTTCGTGCTCAGCCTCTACCTCGGCCTGGTCCAGCAGCTGTCGACCATGGACGCGGCGCTGCGACTGCTGACCAACACGGCAGTGCCGGTCGTCGTGGGGCCACTGATCGCCCGCCTCATGCACCGCGTGCAGGTGCGCTGGCTGCTCAGCGCCGGCCTGTTCATCGCGGCGATTGCCCTGTACTTCCTCAGCACCGTCGACGCCGACACGTCGTTCGGGCAGCTGAGCTGGCGGCTCGCCCTGTTCGGACTGGGCCTCGGCGCGGTGCTGACCCCGATGACCGCCACCGCGGTCAGCTCCGTGCCGTTCCCGCTGGCCGGCATGGCCGCCGCGGGCAACAACGCGTTCCGCCAGGTCGGCGGCGCGCTCGGCCCCGCCGTCCTGGGCGCCCTGCTGACCAGCAAGGCGGCCAGCGCCCTGCCGGGTCACCTCACCGACGCCGGGGTCAGCGGGGAGCACCAGCAGGCCGCCACCGCGGCGATGGACGACAGCGGCTTCCAAGCAGTCGCCGCCGTCGACTACGGCGCTCAGCAGGACGGCGCGCTGAACGCCCTCAACAAGGCGTTCCTCGACGGCTTCCAACTGTCCCTGACCGTGTCGGCCACACTGATGGTCATCGCCGCGCTGGCCGCGATCGTCCTGCTGGGCCGCCCGCGCCCGGTGCGCGACCCGCAGCCTGCGGCCCAGCTACCAGAAACCGTCCCGGCCTGACCTCCCAACCCAAAGACGGCGGCGTCACCGGCTCTTACGCTGGTGACGCCGCCGACGATCAGGAAGACCGTGACCCCTTCCCTGGACCAACTCGACCTGCAACTGCTGCAGGCCCTGCAACTCGACGGTCGCGCCCCGTTCAGCCGGATCGCGGCCGCCCTCGGTGTCTCGGACCAGACCGTCGCCCGGCGCTTCCGCCGCCTGCACACGAAGGTGGGCCTGCGTGTGCTGGGCATGGCCGACGAGAGCCGGCTCGGCCGCTCCAACTGGTTTGTCCGGCTGCAGTGCACCCCGGACATGGCCGAGCGGCTGGCCGACGCGCTCGCCCGCCGCCCGGACACGTCCTACGTCGCACTGATTTCCGGCGGCAGCGAGGTGGTCTGCGCGATGAAACCCCGCAGCCACACCGTCCGAGACGAACTTCTACTGGGTCGGTTGCCGCGCACCCAGCGGGTGATCGGATTCAGCGCGCACTGCCTGTTGCACCGCTTCTACGGCGGCCGCCTCGGCTGGCTGCAGAAGGTCAACGCCCTCACGACCGAGCAGGAGGCGGCACTTCGACCCCCACCGGTCGAGGCGGCGCCCGGCACCGTCACGATCGACGACACCGACGAGGAACTGCTTGCCGCGCTGTTCCGGGACGGCCGGGCCGGCCTCGCCGAACTGCAGACAGCATGCGGCCAGTCCGAGGACGTGGTGCGGCGCCGCCTCGACCGGCTGCGGGACAGCGGCGTCCTCTACTTCGCGGTGCAGTACTCCCCGGAACATCTCGGCCACGAGGTGGGCGCGCTGCTGTGGCTGACCGTGGCGCCGTCTGCGCTGGCCGAGGTGGGGAACGCGCTGGCCGAGCACGCGGAGGTGGAGTTCGCCGCCGCGGCCACCGGCCGGGTGAACATCATCGCGGCCGTCCGCTGCCGGGGCACCGAGGAACTGTACGCGTACCTGAACGACAAGATCGGCGCTCTGGACGGCATCCGTAC
The nucleotide sequence above comes from Micromonospora sp. NBC_00389. Encoded proteins:
- a CDS encoding MarR family winged helix-turn-helix transcriptional regulator, giving the protein MDSGARELGLRLYDLIKTVRLLKQRRADERPAIPPGLLGMLVQIDQLSSGCHARELAHRTRLDPSTVSRSVAALVAHGLVERRPDPTDKRATFLAVTPAGQAALADTHGWYGEVLERALADWTPDELAALSAALGRFTGDIEVALGNHDNLEAAR
- a CDS encoding TetR/AcrR family transcriptional regulator — protein: MDETTGLRERKKAATRLALHEAALRLAAEQGIDAVTVEAIADAANVSRRTFSNYFSGKEQALFHGDTMRLHRLLQLIREQPVDEPPWTVLSRAAERLTEEVFGGSEPSWLTQRRKLRGHPGLAPHQVAAYAAIERELAAELAHRLTGADVALRSRLLAATFLAILRVAVQHWIEHPGDPLRETVRTALVAAAPAATPGGHRTSTGT
- a CDS encoding MFS transporter codes for the protein MATTDKASGDRLGATLIMACLGVFVAYLPVTTVSVSLPAIQRGLNASTADLSWVSDAFVLPMAALILTAGVFGDVHGRKKVFQAGLLFCAIGAAVALSAQSIAMVWVGQALAGVGAAALLPATLALISHAVPDSRKRGKYISLWATSLMLALALGPLLAGAILEHASWRWIYLPAIPLALLTALIAIPLVTDSRAPGKRHLDWPGQITAALAIVALVFAVIEGGAGSFSDPIVLLAFAVAALSLAAFVVIERRSDSPMLSPALFASRGFNATAVIAMVSFMGVIGSIFVLSLYLGLVQQLSTMDAALRLLTNTAVPVVVGPLIARLMHRVQVRWLLSAGLFIAAIALYFLSTVDADTSFGQLSWRLALFGLGLGAVLTPMTATAVSSVPFPLAGMAAAGNNAFRQVGGALGPAVLGALLTSKAASALPGHLTDAGVSGEHQQAATAAMDDSGFQAVAAVDYGAQQDGALNALNKAFLDGFQLSLTVSATLMVIAALAAIVLLGRPRPVRDPQPAAQLPETVPA
- a CDS encoding Lrp/AsnC family transcriptional regulator; protein product: MTPSLDQLDLQLLQALQLDGRAPFSRIAAALGVSDQTVARRFRRLHTKVGLRVLGMADESRLGRSNWFVRLQCTPDMAERLADALARRPDTSYVALISGGSEVVCAMKPRSHTVRDELLLGRLPRTQRVIGFSAHCLLHRFYGGRLGWLQKVNALTTEQEAALRPPPVEAAPGTVTIDDTDEELLAALFRDGRAGLAELQTACGQSEDVVRRRLDRLRDSGVLYFAVQYSPEHLGHEVGALLWLTVAPSALAEVGNALAEHAEVEFAAAATGRVNIIAAVRCRGTEELYAYLNDKIGALDGIRTVETALILRQIKQLALAPGAVPD